The following proteins come from a genomic window of Pseudomonas putida:
- a CDS encoding trans-aconitate 2-methyltransferase: MAWSATQYSLFEDERTRAVRDLIAAIPPRPVRHATDLGCGPGNSTEVLLQRYPDAQVTALDSDPDMIDKARERKRLCIPRVRTVIADIAGWTAPEPQDLILANASLQWVPDHALLYPHLVRQLSEGASLAVQTPDNLDEPAHRQLREIASQGPWAAKFADLQLPPRHNAAFYYDLLSPLCARVDVWRTTYHHPLMGGAEAVVEWFKGSALRPYLARLDEQEQADFLQMYLQAMQRDYPPASDGKVLLPFPRLFVIATR, from the coding sequence ATGGCCTGGTCCGCCACCCAGTATTCCCTGTTCGAAGACGAACGCACGCGCGCCGTACGCGACCTGATTGCCGCCATCCCGCCACGGCCGGTGCGCCACGCCACTGACTTGGGGTGCGGCCCCGGCAACTCGACCGAGGTGCTGCTGCAACGTTACCCCGATGCCCAGGTGACGGCACTGGACAGCGACCCGGACATGATCGACAAGGCCCGTGAGCGCAAGCGGCTGTGCATCCCGCGTGTGCGCACGGTCATTGCCGACATTGCCGGCTGGACTGCCCCCGAGCCGCAGGACTTGATCCTGGCCAATGCCTCGCTGCAATGGGTGCCTGACCACGCCTTGCTGTATCCGCACCTGGTGCGCCAGCTCAGCGAGGGCGCCAGCCTGGCCGTGCAGACCCCGGACAACCTCGACGAACCGGCCCACCGGCAGTTGCGCGAGATCGCAAGCCAAGGCCCCTGGGCGGCGAAGTTCGCCGACTTGCAGTTGCCGCCACGGCACAACGCGGCGTTCTACTACGACTTGCTCAGCCCGCTGTGCGCACGGGTGGACGTTTGGCGCACCACCTATCATCACCCGTTGATGGGCGGCGCCGAAGCGGTAGTGGAATGGTTCAAGGGCTCGGCGTTGCGGCCTTATCTGGCCAGGCTTGATGAGCAGGAGCAGGCTGACTTCCTGCAGATGTACCTGCAGGCCATGCAGCGCGATTACCCGCCGGCCTCTGATGGCAAGGTCCTGTTGCCCTTCCCGCGGTTGTTCGTGATCGCTACCCGCTAG
- a CDS encoding amino acid permease has product MDATSTTTTAKSGHESKLSASLKSRHLTMMSIAGVIGGALFVGSGSVIHSAGPAAVLAYLAGGILVVLIMRMLGEMATSSPDTGSFSTYADRAIGRWAGFTIGWLYWWYWVILMAWEAYVAGKILHGFFPDVSVNVFVLATTLLLITVNFFNVKHYGEFEFWFALIKVIAIVCFLIVCTAAVMNIWQFGEVRGISHLTAEGFMPNGITTVIGALLGVMFAFLGAEIVTIAASEAKDPAAQIVKATNSVVWRVCLFYVGSIFLIVCLVPWNDPHLGVSGYGAYRRTLELLGVPYAELLMNFVVLTSVSSCLISGHYTASRMLFSLAQRGDAPSFFKITRAGTGVPVYAIMGSCAVAVVCALINFSETLRPKDVLDTLMNTTGMIALLVYLVIAFSQLRMRRKLIAQGKEVRLKMWLFPWLTYLVIAFIVAALVTMAFMPDYQILVISTGIAAAVVVAMGVVHQIRSGSKQH; this is encoded by the coding sequence ATGGACGCAACATCCACAACCACCACCGCGAAAAGCGGGCACGAGAGCAAGCTCAGTGCCTCGCTGAAGTCGCGCCACCTGACGATGATGTCGATCGCCGGGGTTATTGGCGGCGCCTTGTTCGTCGGATCCGGCAGCGTGATCCACAGTGCCGGCCCAGCCGCTGTCCTGGCCTACCTGGCAGGCGGCATCCTGGTGGTGCTGATCATGCGCATGCTGGGTGAAATGGCGACTTCCTCGCCTGACACCGGCTCGTTCTCAACCTACGCCGACCGCGCCATTGGCCGTTGGGCCGGTTTTACCATCGGCTGGCTGTACTGGTGGTATTGGGTCATCCTCATGGCCTGGGAAGCCTATGTGGCGGGCAAGATCCTGCATGGCTTCTTCCCCGACGTTAGCGTCAACGTGTTCGTGCTGGCCACGACCCTGTTGCTGATCACCGTCAACTTCTTCAACGTCAAGCACTACGGTGAGTTCGAGTTCTGGTTCGCCTTGATCAAGGTGATTGCGATCGTCTGCTTCCTGATCGTGTGTACCGCTGCCGTGATGAACATCTGGCAGTTCGGTGAAGTGCGTGGCATCAGCCACCTCACTGCCGAAGGCTTCATGCCCAATGGCATCACCACGGTGATCGGTGCCTTGCTCGGGGTGATGTTCGCCTTCCTCGGCGCCGAAATCGTCACCATCGCCGCTTCCGAAGCCAAAGACCCGGCTGCGCAGATCGTCAAGGCAACCAACTCGGTGGTCTGGCGTGTGTGCCTGTTCTACGTCGGTTCGATCTTCCTGATCGTCTGCCTGGTACCGTGGAACGACCCGCACCTGGGGGTTTCTGGCTATGGCGCTTACCGCCGTACCCTGGAACTGCTGGGCGTGCCGTATGCCGAGCTGCTGATGAACTTCGTGGTGCTGACTTCGGTGAGCAGCTGCCTGATCTCTGGCCACTACACCGCATCGCGCATGCTGTTCTCCCTGGCCCAGCGTGGCGACGCGCCGTCGTTCTTCAAGATCACCCGCGCCGGTACCGGTGTACCGGTGTACGCGATCATGGGTTCGTGCGCCGTGGCCGTGGTATGTGCGTTGATCAACTTCAGCGAGACCCTGCGCCCGAAAGACGTGCTGGACACCCTGATGAACACCACCGGCATGATCGCCCTGCTGGTGTACCTGGTCATCGCCTTCTCGCAACTGCGCATGCGCCGCAAGCTGATTGCCCAAGGTAAGGAAGTACGCCTGAAGATGTGGCTGTTCCCGTGGCTGACCTACCTGGTGATCGCGTTCATCGTGGCTGCCCTGGTCACCATGGCCTTCATGCCTGACTATCAGATCCTGGTCATTTCCACCGGTATCGCTGCGGCGGTCGTGGTGGCAATGGGTGTGGTGCACCAGATCCGCTCTGGTAGCAAGCAGCACTAA
- a CDS encoding aminotransferase class I/II-fold pyridoxal phosphate-dependent enzyme, whose translation MFELHPDSSTPLVNQIIDGLRDLIDNQTLKPGAKVPSIRAFAASYSVSTFTVVEAYDRLVAQGLLVSRGNAGFFVNRAAGDLLEQHNAEADTSRPMFNSEWYLQQIFEIRQLPYKPGCGWLPNDWMYEDGLRRGLRQVAGSPLELSGYGDPMGLMELRALTAQNLQQELSIVANPAQLMLTHGASQALDLAARTLVRPGDVVLVDDPGYPNLMSILRTQGATLVGVPRTPAGYDLNQLEQLLTHHRPTAFFTQPHLHSPTCSRTPLPQLHRLLQLASQHGFRLVENNLYADMVAEPQPCLASLDHLQQVVYVGSYSKSISPNVRVGYMLANPELMQKLLHLKMRSGLTTSQVMERVVYAAIIDGRWRKHLKRLRQRLAEAHQEVGRHLHRLGFELFTESDEGMYIWTRHPAIPDSAALLDDALEKGIMLGPGQLFMVDAKATGWMRFNVAFSTDPAMWELLEKVLVKHVRRGGM comes from the coding sequence ATGTTCGAATTACATCCAGACTCCTCAACCCCGCTGGTCAACCAGATCATCGACGGGCTGCGCGATCTGATCGACAACCAAACCCTCAAGCCAGGCGCCAAGGTCCCGTCGATCCGCGCCTTTGCCGCAAGCTATTCGGTGAGTACCTTCACCGTGGTCGAAGCCTACGACCGCCTTGTCGCCCAAGGGCTGCTGGTGAGCCGTGGCAATGCGGGGTTCTTCGTCAACCGTGCGGCGGGCGACCTGTTGGAGCAGCACAACGCCGAGGCCGACACCAGTCGACCAATGTTCAACTCCGAGTGGTACCTGCAGCAGATCTTCGAAATCCGCCAGTTGCCTTACAAGCCGGGGTGCGGTTGGCTGCCCAACGACTGGATGTACGAAGACGGCCTGCGCCGCGGCCTGCGCCAAGTGGCCGGCAGCCCGCTGGAGTTGTCGGGGTACGGCGACCCCATGGGCCTGATGGAGCTGCGTGCGCTGACCGCCCAGAACCTGCAGCAAGAGCTGTCGATCGTCGCCAACCCGGCACAGCTGATGCTCACCCACGGCGCCAGCCAGGCCCTGGACCTGGCCGCACGCACACTGGTGCGCCCAGGCGATGTGGTGCTGGTGGACGACCCCGGCTACCCGAACCTCATGAGCATCCTGCGCACCCAAGGCGCAACCCTGGTAGGCGTGCCACGTACACCGGCCGGCTACGACCTGAACCAGCTGGAGCAATTGCTCACCCACCACCGCCCGACGGCGTTCTTCACCCAGCCGCACCTGCACAGCCCGACGTGCTCGCGCACCCCGCTACCGCAGTTGCACCGCCTGCTGCAGCTTGCCAGCCAGCATGGCTTCCGCCTGGTGGAGAACAACCTGTACGCCGACATGGTCGCCGAGCCGCAGCCATGCCTGGCCAGCCTCGACCATCTGCAGCAGGTGGTGTACGTGGGCAGCTATTCCAAGAGCATTTCGCCCAACGTGCGGGTCGGCTACATGCTGGCCAACCCCGAGTTGATGCAAAAACTGCTGCACCTGAAGATGCGCTCAGGCCTGACCACCTCGCAGGTGATGGAGCGCGTGGTGTATGCGGCGATCATCGACGGGCGCTGGCGCAAGCACCTCAAGCGCCTGCGCCAGCGCCTGGCCGAGGCGCATCAGGAAGTTGGCCGGCACCTGCACCGATTGGGCTTCGAACTGTTCACCGAGTCGGATGAAGGCATGTACATCTGGACCCGCCACCCGGCGATTCCCGATAGCGCCGCGTTGCTGGATGATGCGCTGGAGAAAGGCATCATGCTTGGGCCTGGGCAGTTGTTCATGGTCGACGCCAAGGCGACCGGGTGGATGCGCTTCAATGTGGCGTTCAGTACGGACCCGGCGATGTGGGAGTTGTTGGAGAAGGTGTTGGTGAAGCATGTGCGGCGGGGCGGGATGTAA
- a CDS encoding WYL domain-containing protein, translating into MPSHPTRHTIARQWQLLKLLPGRHPGMSSTQLQAALTAVGHTTSKRTVERDLVELAALFPLQCNSKGMPYGWYWQPGLSLGEAQQLQPDTLAPPTHVVLYAWVDDALARRLEQSPLSLDMQLTPQASGGAALVATVVDNRALMGWLLSQAGSIRIQAPQALRAAMIEQLRQSLALHDGESCKQ; encoded by the coding sequence TTGCCCAGCCACCCGACCCGCCATACCATCGCCCGCCAGTGGCAACTGCTCAAGTTACTGCCCGGCCGCCACCCGGGTATGAGCTCCACCCAGTTGCAGGCTGCCCTAACAGCCGTGGGCCATACCACCAGCAAACGCACCGTCGAGCGCGACCTGGTCGAGCTCGCCGCACTGTTCCCGCTACAGTGCAACAGTAAAGGCATGCCTTATGGCTGGTACTGGCAACCGGGCTTGAGCCTGGGCGAAGCGCAGCAGCTGCAACCCGACACACTTGCGCCCCCGACACACGTTGTACTGTATGCCTGGGTCGATGACGCGCTGGCCCGCCGGCTGGAACAGTCACCACTATCCCTCGACATGCAACTGACGCCGCAGGCTAGCGGCGGTGCCGCGCTGGTGGCCACCGTCGTCGACAACCGTGCGCTGATGGGCTGGCTGCTGTCCCAGGCGGGTTCGATCCGCATCCAGGCCCCGCAGGCGCTGCGCGCGGCCATGATTGAACAATTGCGCCAGAGCCTGGCGCTGCATGATGGAGAGAGCTGTAAGCAATAA